The region GTAGGCATAAACGGATCGTGTGGTGTCAGTTTGTCAAGCGACGCTTGGATTTCATCTTTCAAACCGCCGAAACCAAGGCGGATGAACTTCTCGAAATCGCGCACGCTGTGGTTGAGGTCACCACCCCAGCCGGCTGTAACGCCATGTCTTCCGCCTAACTCAATTCCTTCTAAAGGAGGATCAACCGGAGCTATTTCACCAAACTGGAACGGTTCCTGTTTACACCACTCGATAAATTTAGCCTTTTGCTCGTCGGTAAGCGTAGACTCGGTAATATACTTTGTCCACCCCTCACCGAGTTTCACACAAAATTGAACCCAAGAACCACTATTACCATGCTCGCCTACAATGATTTCACCCTGCTCGATTGCGACGGGTATGTTCCGAAGCACATTGGCCATACCGGAACAGCTTTTTATAGGAAGAGACTTGAACTTTGCGGACATCCAACCTTCCATATAGAAGTAGTTGCGGTGGTGGTCGAAGTAGGAATCCCACGTTCGATCCATCGCAATCTGCCTAAGACGGCAAATCAGTTCCGATGGTTCGTATTTACTTGATGCTCGATCTAAAACTTTCATATTCTGCTCCTACCACATCAAAGGCCAACATATTCCGAATCATTAGACGATAACAGTGAGCTTCCGGTTCACCCAATACTAAAGCTATCATACCTATTATTCCAACTTTGAAGCTCCCAATACAATAGTATTATAACACTCAAATCAAGAGAATGCATCCTATTTGGCGCCAGTTTTTTAGCTATGATACATTTTTCTTGTGCAAGCAAAATATAAAGCTCGGAACATAACGTTCCGAGCTTTATAAAATAACCCAATATTACTTATCGAGCACAGCAAGAATGTCGTCTTGACGGACGATGGTAAAGTCTTTGCCGCCAACGGTAACTTCAGTACCGCCATACTTGTTTAAAAGCACGCGGTCTCCCACATTCACTTCCATCTGGGACAGCTTGCCGTCTTCCATCATTCGGCCTGGGCCGACTGCGATGATTTCGCCTTCATGCGGCTTCTCTTTGGCGGTCTCGGGAAGAAAAATTCCCCCTCTGGACATCTCATCCGCCGTCTTAATTGACACAATAATTCTATCTCCGAGCGGTTTCAACATAATCTATAGCCTCCACGTTTCTATCCTCATCACTTACC is a window of bacterium DNA encoding:
- the groES gene encoding co-chaperone GroES is translated as MMLKPLGDRIIVSIKTADEMSRGGIFLPETAKEKPHEGEIIAVGPGRMMEDGKLSQMEVNVGDRVLLNKYGGTEVTVGGKDFTIVRQDDILAVLDK